From Coffea arabica cultivar ET-39 chromosome 10e, Coffea Arabica ET-39 HiFi, whole genome shotgun sequence, one genomic window encodes:
- the LOC113711934 gene encoding uncharacterized protein isoform X1 yields MSSSDDEKLSQMIRDYIELDPSSPISSSKSLQVDQKSSFVYLQEILERVTVAESEILRKIFLYWKDLEPSKLRKWVVMNLGKDYYDASLCRTSWVTKFNRSSVFEFTGEYEYIDVMMKNDATSDGAVRLIVDIDFRSQFELARPTPEYEELSNSLPSIFVGTELKLEKIISLVCSAAKESLRERGLHIPPWRKASYMYSKWLSENCKKISFPELGTI; encoded by the exons ATGTCCAGCTCAGATGATGAAAAACTATCCCAGATGATCAGAGACTACATTGAGTTGGATCCATCATCTCCTATTTCTTCTTCAAAATCCCTCCAAGTCGATCAAAAGTCATCGTTCGTGTACTTACAG GAAATTCTTGAGCGTGTAACTGTTGCCGAGTCTGAAattcttagaaaaatctttttgTACTGGAAAGATTTAGAGCCCAGCAAGCTAAGAAAATGGGTTGTTATGAATTTGGGAAAGGACTATTACGACGCTAGTCTTTGTAGGACTTCTTGGGTCACAAAATTTAATCGCTCTTCAG TTTTTGAATTTACAGGTGAATACGAGTACATTGAtgtgatgatgaagaatgatGCTACAAGTGATGGTGCTGTGAGATTGATTGTAGACATTGATTTTAGGTCTCAGTTTGAGCTGGCAAGGCCTACACCAGAATATGAAGAGCTCTCAAATTCTCTGCCTTCAATTTTTGTTGGGACAGAACTAAAACTTGAAAAGATCATCTCTTTGGTTTGTTCAGCTGCAAAAGAGTCTTTAAGAGAAAGGGGTCTTCACATTCCTCCATGGAGAAAAGCTAGTTACATGTACTCCAAGTGGCTctctgaaaattgcaaaaagatCTCATTCCCAGAGCTTGGGACAATCTaa
- the LOC113711934 gene encoding uncharacterized protein isoform X2, whose amino-acid sequence MSSSDDEKLSQMIRDYIELDPSSPISSSKSLQVDQKSSFVYLQEILERVTVAESEILRKIFLYWKDLEPSKLRKWVVMNLGKDYYDASLCRTSWVTKFNRSSGEYEYIDVMMKNDATSDGAVRLIVDIDFRSQFELARPTPEYEELSNSLPSIFVGTELKLEKIISLVCSAAKESLRERGLHIPPWRKASYMYSKWLSENCKKISFPELGTI is encoded by the exons ATGTCCAGCTCAGATGATGAAAAACTATCCCAGATGATCAGAGACTACATTGAGTTGGATCCATCATCTCCTATTTCTTCTTCAAAATCCCTCCAAGTCGATCAAAAGTCATCGTTCGTGTACTTACAG GAAATTCTTGAGCGTGTAACTGTTGCCGAGTCTGAAattcttagaaaaatctttttgTACTGGAAAGATTTAGAGCCCAGCAAGCTAAGAAAATGGGTTGTTATGAATTTGGGAAAGGACTATTACGACGCTAGTCTTTGTAGGACTTCTTGGGTCACAAAATTTAATCGCTCTTCAG GTGAATACGAGTACATTGAtgtgatgatgaagaatgatGCTACAAGTGATGGTGCTGTGAGATTGATTGTAGACATTGATTTTAGGTCTCAGTTTGAGCTGGCAAGGCCTACACCAGAATATGAAGAGCTCTCAAATTCTCTGCCTTCAATTTTTGTTGGGACAGAACTAAAACTTGAAAAGATCATCTCTTTGGTTTGTTCAGCTGCAAAAGAGTCTTTAAGAGAAAGGGGTCTTCACATTCCTCCATGGAGAAAAGCTAGTTACATGTACTCCAAGTGGCTctctgaaaattgcaaaaagatCTCATTCCCAGAGCTTGGGACAATCTaa
- the LOC113711566 gene encoding uncharacterized protein, whose amino-acid sequence MAQAERLVLKDVPMLLDVNITGWSRSYNFVRDVAVSWLSSCLSKLEVLTLFDLSSPSDQPHEQILELPQLSSLKQLTLLVYASKDRGLIGCTSLIKASPNLEKFVLKLQLYSDIKRSNREFKKAKNYPHQHLKVVKISGYYGRKSEVELINYFLEIAIALENIIVDPHEELTYRSRSMHEEN is encoded by the exons ATGGCTCAAGCAGAAAGGCTAGTGCTTAAGGATGTTCCCATGCTTCTTGATGTAAACATTACGGGATGGTCAAGGTCATACAACTTTGTAAGAGACGTAGCTGTTTCTTGGCTTTCCAGCTGCCTGTCGAAACTGGAGGTCCTTACCTTATTTGACTTGTCTTCGCCTTCGGATCAG CCTCATGAGCAGATTCTCGAGCTTCCTCAACTATCGAGTTTGAAGCAGTTGACCTTGCTGGTTTATGCATCGAAAGATCGCGGCCTGATTGGATGTACTTCTTTGATTAAGGCTTCACCCAACTTGGAGAAGTTCGTCTTAAAG TTGCAGTTGTATTCTGATATCAAAAGAAGCAACAGAGAGTTTAAGAAAGCCAAAAATTATCCTCATCAACAtcttaaagtggtgaaaatatcCGGATACTATGGTCGGAAAAGTGAAGTTGAACTTATCAATTATTTCTTAGAAATTGCTATAGCCCTTGAGAATATTATAGTCGACCCTCATGAAGAGTTGACGTACCGGTCTCGGTCCATGCATGAAGAGAATTAA